The Primulina tabacum isolate GXHZ01 chromosome 1, ASM2559414v2, whole genome shotgun sequence genome contains the following window.
gatgTCACGTCACGATTTCGGGCCGTGACACTCACTAACTATTATGAGACATAATTTAGATCCCTAGAGATAGTTGGCCAAGTGTTTCCCCATGCAAAAGGTGTAAGCAAATTAAATCCTCACTTCACCACGTAGAGAATTTCATGCATTTCTCTTCGTGGAACGTGTCCGAAGCCCTCCATGCAAGTGCAAACAATGAACAATTCACTGCCACCAGCCCTATAAAATGGACCGCTTTAATCTTCAAATCTCCCATCTTCAACCATACTATACGAACTGTTTGGTCTTTGACAATGGTGCCCAGGTTTCTGCTAGCACTGTCCCTGTCACTTCTGGTTTCATCATCATTTGGCGAGAGAACCCCTTTCCAGCTGACTGAGAAGCAGCAATGCCGTTTGCAGCGCATCACGGCGGCGCAGCCCTCCCAGAGGATCAATTCTGAAGGCGGGGAGACCGAGTTATGGAACGAAAGAGATGACCAGTTCCAATGTGCTGGAGTAGTTGCCATGAGAAACATCCTCCGGCCTAATGCGCTCTCTTTGCCCAATTTCCATCACTATCCCCGCCTTGTTTTCATCGAGCAAGgtacacttttttttttaatctcctTTAATTACTTAGCACCTCGTGTCTGTATCGATGAGTAAAGAAAATGGGATTGTTAACTTGCAGGTTATGGGTACATTAGTGTAACTTGCCCTGGCTGTGCGGAAACATACCACGCAGAAGGTTTTCAAAGAACACGGGAAAGCAAAGAAAAATGGGAGACAACTGAGCGAGGAAGTGAAAGGGACTTGCACCAGAAAGTGCACCGTATTCGTAAAGGAGACATCATCGCCATTCCCGCTGGTGCAGTACATTGGTGCTATAACGCTGGAAAAGAAGATCTTGTTGCCATTTCTATCAATGATCTCAACCATCAGGCCAACCAACTTGACCAAAAATTCAgggtatatatgtatatgacaATTTAGGATTCTGTTAATTTCCATGCAAGTTTATGCACGTACAATGGAATTTTCTTCCGAGTGATTGATTAATGTTTGAAATGATGAAGGCGTTTTATTTGGCTGGCGGAGTACCGAAAAAGGGGCAGCAAGAAGGAGGCAGATTTGAAGAAGAAACATTCCACAACGTTCTCAAGGAATTCGATACAAACCTGTTGGCCGAGGCATTCGATATGCCCGAGGAGATTGTGAGACAGATGCAAAAGGGTGGCGAGGAGCGAGGACTCAGCGTGATTGCCCAAGAAAAGATGAGCTTCATCAGGCCTGACGAACAAGAAGAATGGGGAAAGCATGAAGAACGATACGATAACGGGCTGGAAGAAACTTACTGCTCCATGAAAATCAGCACAAACGTTGAGAGCCGGAGAGAAGCCGATATATACTCCAGGCAAGCCGGAAAACTAAACGTCGCTGACAAACATAAGCTTCCTATACTCAAGTTCTTGGACATGAGCGCTGAGAGAGGTGATCTATTCCCGGTAATCAACCAAAATTTTCCGCTGCCTACTCTTAAATTAAATCAAGATTACTtgcaaattaaaataatattttgggtTAATTCAGAACGCGTTACTGAGCCCGGATTGGTCCATGCAAGGCCACACAATTGTGTACGTGACCCGAGGAGATGCTAAAATACAAATCTCGAACCACAATGGGGAAACCCTGATGAACGACAGGGTTAACAAGGGCGACATGTTCGTGGTTCCTCAGTACTACGTCTCCACCGCACGCGCAGGAGAAAGCGGCTTCGAATGGGTGGCCTTTAAGACAACAGGATGGCCCATTCGCAACCCTCTTGCTGGTTACACCTCCGTGATCAGAGGCTTGCCGCTACAAGTCATAACCAACTCATATCAGATTTCCCCGAAACAGGCCGAAGGGTTGAAGATGAATAGAGGCGGACAGAGTTTCTTGATGTCCCCCGGCCGCGGAAGGCAATTTTAGAAGGGATTTGTACGTACGTTGTAGTAACTAATGCTGGCACGTTACTTGTATTTCTTGGCGCACGCGACTAAATTTTATGTGAGCAAAACCTAGCTATGGTTTTGCATGGTGGCTGTAAGAATAATCCTGTGGCGCGGGAGATCAAGTGTTGTCAGCGATTAATAAAGTGCATGTTTTGAGGTTTTTCCTTTTCAATAAATAAATTCGTGTGAATTTGTGGGAAAtattaatttcatttttttttcatttgttgTTCCGTAAGTTTATCAAGAGATCAAATTATTTATGCCTTTCCTGTGATTCTAGTGTAGAAAACTAGCACTGATCCACGGCCATGCATGCGTTTAAGGTTTGGTTTTGGAGAACCTGACTAGGGCTCGAATATATGAAGGACCTTTTTTGTTCGAGCAAGAAATCCAGCTCCAAGTTATAAATCGATTTGAGTTTTAAGTTTTTGTAAACATTCCAAGGAGACATTCAAACTATACAGTATAGATTCATTGTAAGAAAAAAATGACACAGAAATAAGGATAAACGTGTAGGAAATGACGATGGTCAGTGCCTACAGCTTTTGACAAAACATTCATACGCAAcctcaactttagaaaattgagaTGCGTACATGCTTCTTTTTTTGACTCTCTGCTCTCGATATACTCATCGATGCTATGAGAAACGCATATAATTAGCGGTGATTGAGGTCTCTAAGtacacacctcataagaaaaaaatatacacCATTTACAGAGAGTATTGAATGCTTAGAAGACATCAATCGGAGGAAATCAAAAAAGTTTCAAATTATTCAATGGTTGGAGGTAACATTCGATtcgcttccgcatattatttatcatgtttatatatacgtgaaacatgattttgagaaaaattctgaCATTTGGTATGAGAGCCGTGATATTTCTGCcttgaaaaaaattgtttttattttctgaaaatccgatatcataaaattttgaaaaatttcttTCTGAAAGTTACATAAGAAGCTTGAAGatcaaataaaataacttacCTGAGAATTTTTTTGATGACTGCGTTTGAAGTTCTACTTTTGAAGATGATAATagttttctaaaatttttttgataCGAGATGATCAAAAGTTTGAGAGCAAACAAAttcagaagaaaaaaaattgtagaAGATGAAGACTTGTATGTATTGAATAATGCAAATTGACGTGTATGTATTTAAGATTTAAGAGCCCACACAAATTGAATGTCATTCATTTTGCCTTTCAATTGTGTCGGTAATGAattcattttattattattattattattattttatttttttaataataataataaatgaaattGAAAGGAACATGTCAACTACTATAAATAAAATCACAaatgacatttggtatcagaaaATTGCAACATAAAAGTTGAGCAAATTTCTActgttataaatattttttccattAAGGTTTCGATTTCCAATAGTGTATTGATGATTTTCAGTGATTtgatgaaaatgaaatttaaaatgtaaataatattaaaaaataattggtacatcaatattcacattatgttcatattaaattatattaagttgtttataatttgaaatgaacatatcaagtaagatgtgaatataatattataaaataaaatatttcagatgttcataaatgaacaaataatcctcactttatcactatTCTAAttaaagagaaaaactgattaGGAGCCCACATTTCACGTAAATATGATCCTCACTTTATCATtactctgattgaagagaaaaactgatgggaACGTATTTGTTTATATCAggtaaaaatgtgaatataaagttatttattgaaaaattttGACTTACAAAAATTCACATAAATGTTGATaattaagttgaataataattataaggtgacTTAAGAAAACATGATCTGAGGGAGTTCTTCATAGATCGGTTTAAACTGCCTTGACTTGCATCACCCTGAGGAATGTTGCTCTAATTAGGAgtttagtatttaaagtgccttAGCACTACTTAACTTTCCTTGGAGCACAATTGAaaaatgttgattatgttattaaataattattatataaagtatTAAAGTAAAGCCAAATTTTTTTCTCGTGAACCGtatgattttaaataattgaggaatagccacaacatccttaattataaaaaattatgcattaagtggatttagatcacataatggacatcaattgtaattaattatataaacataataaattttaccccacaatgatttttattatatttatataactaattaggttaaaatataaaattatattttcttaatttaccaATAGGAGTTaaggaaaatacattttgatagttttatcataaagttacagaaaaatcttattCAATTAAAAGTTTAACCCACCGGCAAATTTTGTgtcactagatttttaaaacatgaattacattGGTATTGTCTAAAAAATTTaagcatatgatattttgtgcagttatgcaacctgcgagtttttctgatatgaaatgtgacattcTCGAACTAAAGGAcgataactataaaatatggaaataaagaattcttcttcaattgggGTGGATGAATATTGATTAAGCTATACGGAAAGAAGAACCATATGCTATTACTGAAAACAACATTCCagatgatgttgatctttatgaaaaatgggagcgatctaatcgactctgcgtaatgttcataaagaccaaaatctctgctGGTATGCGTGGTTCTGTCGACCTGCATAATAATGTCAAAGAATTACTGAAGGCTATTGATGAACAATTTCAGTATTCAGATAAGGCACTTGCAAGCATCCTAATTATGAAATTCTCTTCACTAAGGCTCACCAGTGTGAAAGGTGTCCGAGAGCACATAATGAAAATGCGGGACATAGCGGCTCGACTAAAGACACTTTAAGTGGAAATATCTGAAACTTTTCTTGTACactacattttatgcactcttccacaacaatatggacccttcaaaatttcctacaacacacataaggataaatggtcaatcaatgaattaatgatcatgtgtgttcaagaggaaggaaGGTTGTTAATAGAAACGAGTGATAATGTATTTATGACTACACAAGAAAAGTATAAGAagcaagccaaagtcaagggaaaaaggaaagaaataattccaccccaacctaacatcaagaaagaatccaagtaTTTCTTCTGTAAAAAAATG
Protein-coding sequences here:
- the LOC142519044 gene encoding 11S globulin seed storage protein 2-like; the protein is MVPRFLLALSLSLLVSSSFGERTPFQLTEKQQCRLQRITAAQPSQRINSEGGETELWNERDDQFQCAGVVAMRNILRPNALSLPNFHHYPRLVFIEQGYGYISVTCPGCAETYHAEGFQRTRESKEKWETTERGSERDLHQKVHRIRKGDIIAIPAGAVHWCYNAGKEDLVAISINDLNHQANQLDQKFRAFYLAGGVPKKGQQEGGRFEEETFHNVLKEFDTNLLAEAFDMPEEIVRQMQKGGEERGLSVIAQEKMSFIRPDEQEEWGKHEERYDNGLEETYCSMKISTNVESRREADIYSRQAGKLNVADKHKLPILKFLDMSAERGDLFPNALLSPDWSMQGHTIVYVTRGDAKIQISNHNGETLMNDRVNKGDMFVVPQYYVSTARAGESGFEWVAFKTTGWPIRNPLAGYTSVIRGLPLQVITNSYQISPKQAEGLKMNRGGQSFLMSPGRGRQF